A DNA window from Argopecten irradians isolate NY chromosome 10, Ai_NY, whole genome shotgun sequence contains the following coding sequences:
- the LOC138333124 gene encoding L-threonine ammonia-lyase-like, with the protein MASPDPSDLLTGILQARRRIEPYVRKTPLEYSPGLSNLAEECDVYIKLESEQLTGSSKARGAFNKMLMIAEKDPDVKQKGVITASSGNHGLGCLAACKRIGIPLKVYCQKYVDEGKRKSLEGQGATVVLYGEDCVDAEIEGRKVANQSGVEFISPYNDYDIIAGQGTTSVEIMEQLPEVDTILVAVGGGGLIGGIARYAKQMKPSIKIIGCSPEKSKVMHASIIAKKLIYEESFDTLSDGTSGAIEENSVTFEICRDYVDEWMLVTEEQIGKAVVFMAQNHHKIVEGAAGVALGAYMFNPEKFKGQKVVIVSCGANISVVTLQDLLNKYV; encoded by the exons ATGGCGTCCCCTGATCCATCCGACCTACTGACAGGGATCCTACAGGCCCGGCGGAGGATAGAGCCTTACGTTAGGAAGACACCATTGGAGTACTCCCCCGGACTAAGTAACCTAGCAGAGGAATGTGATGTCTATATCAAACTAG AGAGTGAACAGCTTACAGGGTCCTCCAAAGCCAGGGGAGCCTTCAATAAGATGTTAATGATAGCAGAAAAGGACCCGGATGTTAAACAAAAAGGAGTTATAACTGCTTCATCAGGAAATCATGGTCTGGGATGT CTAGCTGCTTGTAAAAGAATCGGAATACCACTCAAGGTGTATTGTCAAAAGTACGTAGACGAAGGTAAAAGGAAGTCACTTGAAGGACAAGGTGCGACTGTCGTTCTCTACGGCGAGGATTGTGTGGACGCTGAAATAGAGGGGAGGAAAGTTGCAAAC CAATCTGGCGTGGAGTTCATTTCCCCATATAACGATTACGATATCATTGCAGGACAGGGAACCACAAG TGTTGAGATTATGGAACAACTACCAGAAGTTGACACTATATTAGTAGCAGTCGGAGGAGGTGGCTTGATTGGTGGAATAGCAAGATATGCGAAACAAATGAAACCTTCAATCAAG ATTATCGGCTGCTCACCAGAGAAATCTAAAGTGATGCACGCCAGCATTATAGCCAAGAAATTGATATACGAAGAATCCTTCGATACGTTGTCAGACGGAACATCAGGCGCTATAGAGGAAAACTCG GTGACGTTTGAGATTTGTCGGGATTACGTGGACGAGTGGATGTTAGTGACAGAGGAACAAATAGGAAAGGCTGTTGTCTTCATGGCGCAGAACCACCACAAG ATTGTTGAGGGGGCGGCAGGCGTAGCCCTTGGAGCCTATATGTTTAATCCAGAAAAGTTCAAAGGTCAGAAGGTGGTGATCGTTTCATGTGGGGCCAATATTAGTGTTGTCACTCTTCAAGACCttctaaataaatatgtataa